The following coding sequences lie in one Oryza brachyantha chromosome 10, ObraRS2, whole genome shotgun sequence genomic window:
- the LOC102712473 gene encoding probable LRR receptor-like serine/threonine-protein kinase At3g47570: MACAPMHNLAPLVAVAAVFFSLTALADESDTSREALLCLKSHLSSPNGAAAFATWNSTSPDFCSWNGVTCSNQSQSQPRVVVALDIEAQGLAGEIPACIANLSSLARIHLPSNGLSGGITPELGRLAELRYLNLSFNGIGGEIPPGLGTLRRLLSLDLSSNNLHGEIPLLLANASSLRYLSLKNNSLSGSIPAALLNSFTVREIYLRKNNLSGSIPPVTRFNSQITYLDLTGNSLSGSIPPSLGNLSSLTALLAAQNQLKGSIPDFSKLSVLQFLDLSYNGLSGTVHPSVYNLSSISFLGLANNNLKGSLPPDLGNTLRNIQVLMMSTNHFVGEIPGSLANASSMQFLYLADNSLTGLIPSFSLMSDLQVLMLYSNQLEAGDWTFLSSLKNCSKLLKLNFGENNLRGDLPRSVADLPKTLNSLVLQSNYISGTIPLEIRNLSRISLLYLDKNLLTGSIPHTLGQLNNLVVLSLSQNKFSGEIPQSIGNLSQLAELYLSDNQLSGSIPTSLARCQQLLALNLSCNALTGSINGDMFRKLSQLSWLLDLSHNQFTNSIPLELGSLINLASLNISHNKLTGKIPSSLGACVRLESLRVGGNLLEGSIPQSLANIRGTKVLDFSQNNLSGAIPDFFGTFTSLQYLNMSYNNFEGPVPVGGIFADRDKFFVQGNPHLCTNVPMEELNMCYDSSSKRKHKIIIPMLAVLSSFVALSSILGLYFLIINVLRRRWKSNKYTDPSYMELKKITYSDVSRATNNFSAANIVGSGHFGTVYSGRLDAKDTRVAFKVFKLDQCGALDSFMAECKALKNIRHRNLVKVITACSTYDPMGNEFKALVFEYMANGSLQSRLHRKFDRCSDLTLGARINIAADIASALEYLHNQCIPPVVHCDLKPSNVLFNSDDVACVCDFGLAKSLRAYSSGAQSDSKSMVGPRGSIGYIAPEYGMGSKISAEGDVYSYGIILLEMLTGRNPTDEMFTDGFTLRMYVNASVSNIKDVLDPRLTPEIMEQSSNHTLGTHEHKTSIMDVCALQLLKLGLLCSEESPKDRPVIHDIYSEVMSIKEAFFAMSF, from the exons ATGGCATGTGCACCTATGCACAATCTTGCTCCTCTAGTTGCAGTGGCAGCAGTCTTCTTCTCGCTGACAGCATTAGCCGATGAATCCGACACCAGCCGGGAGGCTCTCCTTTGCCTCAAATCTCACCTGTCAAGCCCAAACGGAGCTGCCGCCTTCGCCACATGGAACAGCACCTCGCCGGACTTCTGCTCCTGGAACGGCGTCACCTGCTCCAACCAGTCCCAGTCCCAGCCTCgcgtggtggtggcgctggACATCGAGGCGCAGGGCCTCGCCGGAGAGATCCCGGCGTGCATAGCCAACCTCTCCTCCCTTGCGAGAATCCACCTGCCAAGCAATGGCCTTTCCGGCGGCATCACGCCGGAGCTTGGCCGGCTGGCCGAGCTCCGGTACCTCAACCTCAGCTTCAACGGGATCGGCGGCGAGATCCCACCCGGCCTCGGTACGCTTCGCAGACTTCTGTCCCTAGACTTGAGCAGCAACAACCTTCATGGTGAGATTCCATTGCTGCTGGCAAATGCGTCCTCACTTCGCTATCTTTCCCTGAAGAACAATAGCCTCTCTGGGAGCATTCCTGCTGCACTTCTGAACAGCTTCACTGTCAGAGAAATATACCTTCGGAAGAACAATCTTTCTGGTTCAATTCCACCCGTCACACGGTTCAATTCACAGATCACCTATCTTGATCTCACAGGAAATAGCCTGTCAGGAAGCATACCACCATCCTTAGGAAATCTCTCGTCGCTTACAGCACTTTTAGCTGCACAAAACCAGTTGAAGGGTAGCATACCTGATTTCAGTAAACTGTCTGTCCTGCAATTTCTTGACCTCTCCTACAATGGTCTCTCTGGAACTGTGCATCCCTCGGTTTACAACTTGTCGTCGATCAGTTTTCTCGGTTTGGCCAACAACAATCTTAAGGGGTCATTACCTCCTGATCTAGGAAACACACTTCGCAACATCCAAGTGCTCATGATGTCTACCAATCATTTTGTGGGAGAAATCCCTGGATCTCTGGCAAATGCGTCCAGCATGCAATTCCTGTATCTGGCCGACAACTCTTTGACAGGGCTCATACCTTCTTTCAGCTTGATGTCAGATTTGCAGGTTCTCATGTTGTACTCAAACCAGTTGGAAGCTGGAGACTGGACGTTTCTGTCCTCGTTGAAAAATTGTTCCAAACTTCTGAAACTGAACTTTGGTGAAAATAACTTACGTGGGGACTTGCCTAGATCTGTCGCTGACCTGCCGAAAACATTAAATTCACTCGTTCTCCAGTCAAATTACATATCTGGCACCATCCCCTTGGAGATTCGAAACCTATCTAGAATATCCCTACTTTATCTCGATAAAAATCTGCTGACAGGGAGCATACCTCATACTCTTGGCCAACTAAACAATCTTGTTGTCCTTAGCCTTTCACAGAACAAATTTTCTGGAGAAATACCACAATCCATCGGTAACTTGAGTCAGTTGGCTGAACTTTATTTATCAGATAATCAGCTGAGTGGAAGCATACCTACAAGTTTAGCAAGGTGCCAACAATTGTTGGCATTGAACCTTTCATGTAATGCCCTTACTGGAAGCATAAACGGAGACATGTTTCGCAAGCTGAGTCAATTGAGTTGGCTACTTGACTTATCACACAACCAATTCACAAACTCCATACCACTAGAACTTGGTAGCCTGATAAATCTTGCTTCTTTGAACATCTCCCACAACAAACTCACAGGCAAGATCCCATCTTCACTTGGTGCTTGTGTCCGGTTGGAATCACTTCGTGTTGGAGGCAACCTCCTAGAAGGAAGTATTCCTCAATCATTAGCAAACATCAGAGGCACAAAAGTTCTAGATTTCTCCCAGAACAATTTGTCTGGTGCAATACCGGATTTCTTTGGGACTTTCACCTCATTACAGTATCTAAATATGTCATACAACAACTTTGAGGGACCAGTTCCCGTAGGAGGAATTTTTGCTGACAGAGATAAGTTTTTTGTCCAAGGAAATCCACACCTATGCACCAATGTTCCAATGGAAGAGTTGAATATGTGCTATGATTCATCATCTAAAAGAAAGCACAAGATCATTATTCCAATGTTGGCAGTTTTGTCATCTTTTGTCGCACTTTCATCAATCCTTGGATTGTATTTCTTGATCATTAATGTTTTGCGAAGGAGGTGGAAATCCAATAAGTACACAGATCCCTCCTACATGGAGCTGAAAAAGATTACATATAGTGATGTGAGCAGAGCAACAAATAACTTTTCTGCAGCCAACATAGTCGGCTCTGGGCATTTCGGGACAGTCTATAGTGGTAGATTAGATGCAAAAGACACTAGGGTTGCATTTAAGGTGTTCAAGCTTGATCAATGTGGTGCATTGGATAGCTTTATGGCAGAGTGCAAAGCCTTGAAAAATATCCGTCACCGCAATCTTGTCAAGGTGATAACTGCATGCTCAACTTATGATCCTATGGGCAATGAGTTCAAGGCTCTAGTATTTGAATATATGGCCAATGGTAGCCTTCAAAGCCGACTTCATAGAAAGTTTGACCGATGCAGTGACTTGACTTTGGGAGCAAGGATTAACATAGCAGCCGATATTGCTTCTGCTCTAGAGTATCTTCATAACCAATGCATCCCACCAGTTGTTCACTGCGATTTGAAGCCAAGCAATGTACTTTTCAACAGTGATGATGTTGCATGTGTCTGTGACTTTGGGCTAGCAAAGTCACTTCGTGCTTATTCATCTGGAGCTCAAAGTGATTCAAAAAGCATGGTTGGACCAAGGGGGTCAATTGGGTACATAGCTCCTG AGTATGGCATGGGCAGTAAAATATCAGCTGAGGGTGATGTCTATAGTTATGGCATTATTCTTCTGGAAATGCTAACAGGAAGAAACCCTACCGATGAAATGTTTACTGATGGCTTCACACTCCGCATGTATGTTAATGCATCAGTTTCAAATATTAAAGACGTACTTGACCCCAGACTTACTCCAGAAATCATGGAGCAATCTTCTAATCATACCCTGGGAACGCATGAACACAAGACAAGTATAATGGATGTCTGTGCTCTACAACTCCTTAAACTTGGCCTTCTATGCTCTGAAGAATCCCCAAAAGATCGTCCAGTaatacatgatatatatagcGAAGTAATGTCAATAAAAGAAGCATTTTTTGCCATGAGTTTTTGA